The nucleotide sequence TGCCTTCAATAATACTTTCACCCATTTTGGGCATTACCATTTCTACAGTTGCCATGCTATATTTATTTAATTGGGCTATTTATCTAAATTTAAAATTATATTTTAATGATGTGTTTCCAAAATAGTTGTGTCAAAACTTTCAATTGTTTTCTTTGGAAATTACCTTTCTCAATAAACTTAATACTGCAATTGCAGAATATTGAATATTCAATGCTCTATTATGGGCCAATTGTAATTTTTGGGTGACAGTGCCACTTTCACTGGCGCAGGCTATCCAAACTGTGCCCACGGGTTTTTCTGGGCTGCCTCCTCCTGGTCCTGCAATTCCGCTACTGGCAAGTCCATAGTCCGATTTGAATTTTTTTCTGACCATTTCTGACATCTCTATTACTGTTTCTTCACTGACAGCTCCATGGGCTTCCAATGTGCTGTTTTTTACGCCTAATAAATCAGCTTTGAACTGGTTATGGTAAGGAATAATAGCGCCATTGAAGTATTCACTGCTGCCCGCCACACTTGTAATCAAATGGGAAATATAACCTCCTGTACAGCTCTCTGCCAAAGCTACCGTTTTGCCTTTGGTCTTCAAAAGTCTCCCTATGGCATTTTGCAGTTCATCCTGATCATATCCGTATATATAGGATTGTATAAATGGAGTGACTTTATCTATTTGGATTTGTACGTCCTTTTCCAGTTGGTCAAGGGCTGTACCAAAGGCTGTGAGTCTAAGTTTGACCTGACCCAGAGAAGGCAGATAAGCCAATTTGATATGCTCGGGTAAATCATCCTCCCACTTATGGATTAAGTCAGCTAACCAACTTTCTCCAATACCAACTGTTTTGATGACTTTGTGGTAAATGACTGGCAAGGGAAAAATATCTTGGACCTTTGGTAGCACAAAGCTTTCCATCAAATGCTTCATCTCATGTGGTACGCCTGGCATGGACATCCATACAGTGCCATTTTCTTCAAACCACATTCCTGGAGCCGTTCCCCTCTCATTTTTGATATATTGACATTTGCTTGGAAGATGTCCCTGGAGTTCATTTAACCGAGTAAGTTCTCGCCCCCTTTTAGTGAAAAAATCTCTGACGTCCTCAATGGCATTTTTCACAGGAATAATGTCGCATTGGAAATATTTGGCCAATAGGGGCTTGGTAAGGTCATCTTTGGTAGGCCCCAAACCTCCTGTGATCAGTACGATATCAGCTCTGGCTTCAGCACTGGAGAAGGCATGTAGGATGTCTTTTTCATTATCCCCAACAGTTGTTTTGCGAACAACTCTTACTCCAATTTTGTCCAATTCCTTGCTGATCCAGTGACTATTGGTGTCCATGATCTGCCCATAAAGCAACTCGTCTCCAATAGCTATAATTTCTGCGGTTATTTCTTTCATAGGATGTTATCAAGCACTTTAGGCACGTTTGTACGTGATGAAACTAAAGTCATATTCATTTTTCTCATCTTTTTGATGAGTTTCTTTTTGGACGATCTTCCAGTCCTCAGGATCGATACTGGGGAAATAGGTGTCTCCCTCTGGATGACAATCCACCTCGGTAATGAGCAGTTCATCAGTAAAGGCTAAGGCCTGCTTATAAATCTCTCCACCACCGATGATAAATACTTTTTCTTGATGGTTCTTTTTTGTCAGCTCAAGGGCATCTTGAAGATCATGTACAATATAATGGCCCTCGGGAATAGAATATTCCGAATTTCTGGTGATCACGATGGAGGTCCTATTGGGAAGGGGCTTACCCATAGATTCGTAGGTTTTCCTGCCCATAATGATAAAATGACCGGTCGTGTGTTTTTTAAAATGCTTAAGATCAGCGGAAAGCTTCCAGATTAATTGGTTGTCCTTTCCGATAACATTGTTTTTAGCTTTGGCTACAATAATAGAAACTGTCAAAACCTTTGATTTTTTGGATTGCACAAGATACCAAGGTTTTTTGAAGCTTTAAAAAATGCCTCTCAAAAAATTTGCGATTAAATAGATGATATTTGTTGTCAATTTTTGGGTTATTGAGCTTGCATGACATTGGGGTATTCCGCCATTTTAAAATCAAAGTCTTCAGAGTTGTTGATTTCCAGTGTTTTCATGATTGAAGTACTTTTGTCGATTTTTGAGGAGTAGCTTGTCTCTAAAATATTCCCTTCAGGGAGTTTATTATATACTTTTGGATATTTGTTTCTCATAGCTTGACTATTGAAGAAATTGGAATTGGAAAAAAAAGAGGTGAATCCAGGAATAGCTTCTTTGCTTGCCCAAAAAGTAAAAGTACCATCTTCATTTTCTCCCCGGTATTCTTCGCATTCATGACCTAGGATGTTTTTTGTATTACCTGTTTTGTCAAAATTGAATTCCTCCTCTTCCATTTTTTCCATATTATTCTTTGAGCTGTTTTCAATCATTTTATTCCAATCCATTCCATAGGCCATACTACTTTTCTCATTTTTTTCATTTTCCATAAATAGAATGGTTGCATGGTTTTTGTGATCAAAAACCATAGAGACTTGCCCCTCTTTTTTTTCAGGGTTGTCCATCTTCATTGCCCAATGGTCTTGATTATTACTGTGAAGGAATCTAATTGTTGATGGATCTATCGCTTTGCCTTTTTCATCAGTTCCTGTGACTTCCATGTCTGTGTACCCTTTGAATTGGTATTGATCCTCCGTATCCACATCAAAGTTCATGCTGCCCATCATTTCTCCATAATCTATACCGGACCCTTCATAGTCAGAGCTTTCACCGAATACTCCTTCCATAAGTTCCTCCATTTTTCGCTCTGAAGCATTTTCTACTTCTTTGCTTACACGTCTTTCCACTGCATTTTCAGCGCCTTCTTGGACAGCTTTTTTTAATTTTTTGATAAATTGGGCATGTACCAGTGAAGGACTGGCCAAAAGACTGATGATTAGGACAAGTGAACGTAGATAAGCTTTCATGGTTTTATATTTTGGCTATATTAAAAATACCCAATTTTTTCTTAAGTATCTAGGAATGAGTCTCGGTAGTCTGTTTCAAATAGTGGGTTGGACAATTGGTTGAGTAAGGAAGGGTTTTGGATTAGGATCAAAGAAAAGGGCTAGATTTCCTAATTTGAATTCTAGCCCTTTAATGATGTTTTTGCTTCTTTCAAAAAGCTCTTCTTTTAGAATTTATGACCTCTTAAGAAATCTTCAATGGGCATTCTTTTTTTACCTTGCATCTGAATTTCTTTGATCTCAAGGGCACCTTGGGCAGTTTGAAAGCGTAAGTGTTTTTTATTGTCAGTTTCCATTTCTCCTATGGATTTGCCTGTTAAGTCTTTCACTACTTCGCTAGAGTATATTTTACAGGTTTTGTCTTCAATTGTAGTCCAGGCAGCAGGATAGGGAGAGAGCCCACGGATTAAATTATGGATATCTTCTGCTTTTTGATTCCAATTGATTTCACAAGTTTCCTTGAAGATTTTTGGGGCGTGGTGTAGGGCCTTACTTTCATCCTGTGGCATAGTCACTACTTCTCCCTTGCTGACTTCTTCAATGGTCTTTAGTACCAATTTGCTCCCTCTTTTCATGAGTTTTTCATAAAGAGTGCCGATATTATCTTCTGGAAGAATGGCTTCCTTTTCCTGATAAATGATACTGCCAGTGTCTATCTCATGCTTTAAGAAGAAGGTGGTGACACCGGTTTCCTTTTCTCCATTGATAATAGCCCAGTTGATGGGAGCTGCCCCGCGGTAATTGGGAAGCAAGGATGCATGGAGGTTAAAGGTTCCTCGAGGAGGCATGCTCCAAACTGATTCAGGCAGCATTCTAAAGGCAACGACTACTTGTATATCGGCTTGGTAGCTTTTTAGCTCTTCCAGAAAATCCGGGCTTTTTAAATTGGTAGGTTGTAGAACAGGGAGGTTATGCTTTAAAGCAGCTTCCTTAACAGGGGAAGGGATAAGCTTTTGTCCCCGGCCTTTTGGTTTGTCAGGTGCTGTAATCACTGCCACTACATTCCAACCGTTTTCTACTAAAATTTCTAGGGATGGTACAGCGAAATCCGGTGTACCCATATAGATGATGCGAAGATCTTTGTTCATTATGTTTTACTTTTCCTGCTTATTTATACAGTAGATATTTTTCTCTTTTGGCTTTATAGGCTTCTAAGCTTGGCTGCCAGCTGGCCTTGATTTCGTCTTCGGATTTGCCGGCAAGGATGTCTGCTTTCAATTTGTCCGTTCCGGCCAGTTTGTCAAAAAAATTATTAAAGAATTTGACTTTCAAGCCTGATTTTTGGTACATCTCCAAAAGGTACTTTAAAGTA is from Echinicola marina and encodes:
- a CDS encoding competence/damage-inducible protein A translates to MKEITAEIIAIGDELLYGQIMDTNSHWISKELDKIGVRVVRKTTVGDNEKDILHAFSSAEARADIVLITGGLGPTKDDLTKPLLAKYFQCDIIPVKNAIEDVRDFFTKRGRELTRLNELQGHLPSKCQYIKNERGTAPGMWFEENGTVWMSMPGVPHEMKHLMESFVLPKVQDIFPLPVIYHKVIKTVGIGESWLADLIHKWEDDLPEHIKLAYLPSLGQVKLRLTAFGTALDQLEKDVQIQIDKVTPFIQSYIYGYDQDELQNAIGRLLKTKGKTVALAESCTGGYISHLITSVAGSSEYFNGAIIPYHNQFKADLLGVKNSTLEAHGAVSEETVIEMSEMVRKKFKSDYGLASSGIAGPGGGSPEKPVGTVWIACASESGTVTQKLQLAHNRALNIQYSAIAVLSLLRKVISKENN
- a CDS encoding dihydrofolate reductase is translated as MQSKKSKVLTVSIIVAKAKNNVIGKDNQLIWKLSADLKHFKKHTTGHFIIMGRKTYESMGKPLPNRTSIVITRNSEYSIPEGHYIVHDLQDALELTKKNHQEKVFIIGGGEIYKQALAFTDELLITEVDCHPEGDTYFPSIDPEDWKIVQKETHQKDEKNEYDFSFITYKRA
- the fmt gene encoding methionyl-tRNA formyltransferase, whose protein sequence is MNKDLRIIYMGTPDFAVPSLEILVENGWNVVAVITAPDKPKGRGQKLIPSPVKEAALKHNLPVLQPTNLKSPDFLEELKSYQADIQVVVAFRMLPESVWSMPPRGTFNLHASLLPNYRGAAPINWAIINGEKETGVTTFFLKHEIDTGSIIYQEKEAILPEDNIGTLYEKLMKRGSKLVLKTIEEVSKGEVVTMPQDESKALHHAPKIFKETCEINWNQKAEDIHNLIRGLSPYPAAWTTIEDKTCKIYSSEVVKDLTGKSIGEMETDNKKHLRFQTAQGALEIKEIQMQGKKRMPIEDFLRGHKF